Proteins encoded by one window of Leopardus geoffroyi isolate Oge1 chromosome X, O.geoffroyi_Oge1_pat1.0, whole genome shotgun sequence:
- the MAGEB3 gene encoding melanoma-associated antigen B3 has translation MPRAQKSKLCTGEKRHQAQGGTQPQRGAQAPAATEQAFPSSASPPFEVLTQRNPAARSRSAPKRSQRAVSATTKSAGVSRTRSYKGADCQVEKKQSSVQSPLSIVQSQGDPVSKTASVLVEFLLHMSRRKRPIMKADMLKFINKKHKHRFVEILKRASFSLEVVFGVDLKEVDPTKHSYVLVSKMNLPNNGTINRGRGFPKTGLLMNLLGVIFLKGNCAAEEKIWEFLNKMRVYAGKRHFIFGEPKKLITQDLVKLKYLEYRQVPNSDPPRYEFLWGPRAHAETSKMRVLEFWAKINQTVPSAFHPWYEEALRDEQERAEATVPLQAETDATASACSRACPAAPPTPSEVEPDPSHCD, from the coding sequence ATGCCTCGGGCACAGAAGAGTAAGCTCTGCACCGGGGAGAAGCGCCACCAAGCCCAAGGTGGGACCCAGCCTCAGAGGGGTGCTCAGGCCCCTGCGGCCACAGAACAAGCATTCCCTTCCTCGGCCTCTCCTCCCTTTGAAGTTCTTACTCAGAGAAATCCTGCTGCCAGGTCACGTAGCGCTCCCAAGAGGTCTCAGAGGGCCGTGTCCGCCACCACAAAGTCTGCAGGTGTTTCTCGCACAAGATCATACAAAGGAGCCGACTGCCAAGTTGAGAAAAAGCAAAGTTCCGTCCAGTCCCCACTCTCCATTGTGCAGTCTCAGGGGGACCCTGTAAGCAAAACAGCGAGTGTTTTGGTAGAGTTCCTGTTGCACATGAGCAGAAGGAAAAGGCCCATTATGAAAGCTGATATGCTGAAGTTTATCAATAAAAAGCATAAACATCGCTTCGTTGAGATCCTCAAAAGAGCCTCTTTCAGCTTGGAAGtggtttttggtgttgacttAAAAGAAGTCGATCCTACCAAGCATTCCTATGTCCTTGTCAGCAAAATGAACCTCCCCAACAACGGGACTATAAACCGTGGCCGGGGGTTTCCCAAGACCGGCCTCCTGATGAATCTCCTGGGCGTGATCTTCCTGAAGGGCAACTGTGCCGCCGAAGAGAAGATCTGGGAGTTCCTGAATAAAATGAGAGTCTATGCGGGGAAGAGGCACTTCATATTTGGGGAGCCCAAGAAGCTCATCACCCAAGATTTGGTGAAGCTCAAGTACCTGGAGTACCGGCAGGTGCCCAACAGCGATCCTCCACGCTATGAGTTCCTGTGGGGCCCCAGAGCCCACGCCGAGACCAGCAAGATGAGAGTGCTCGAGTTTTGGGCCAAGATTAACCAAACAGTCCCAAGTGCCTTCCACCCTTGGTATGAAGAAGCTTTGAGAGATGAGCAAGAAAGAGCCGAAGCCACAGTCCCACTCCAGGCTGAGACCGATGCTACGGCCAGTGCATGTTCCAGGGCATGTCCAGCAGCTCCTCCCACACCTAGTGAGGTCGAGCCTGATCCTTCACATTGTGACTGA